A stretch of Macrobrachium rosenbergii isolate ZJJX-2024 chromosome 12, ASM4041242v1, whole genome shotgun sequence DNA encodes these proteins:
- the LOC136843606 gene encoding proton channel OtopLc-like isoform X2, protein MYLHPNSCRTPRPGGDRRGDPPSWGASESESEASGSVLVTPKQQRRRVSHGLPSHPHRRRKVSAPPELQAHLGGAAPNFNGQAKSGGDAGTNNHFEKTASSEYILSFIPGHHQLSEGLYSGSDSGVPSEYSSYAAPIIGVNTRNASFLEDNNINTSSHSTDDLAEQRQNPEIPDVKFYTSDSESESIDDLQSPPVRRKSGSPGGMSNPAYAHTEPTPLVLPVGSPPPLTRVTTDPSMTSPAPSVVGIPVGRNRANSMVLQLNLQHALPPITGINHVTGAPRSISMVSLNAHQPVAHLYPNLPSDTQSIYSEVGNAYSNTASGYLGPQHLTAAVDGTLPNAGLKIIDGQQINQRAPSQNETITSHGDDANDHDVPQPTEPEKKKEWFVHTISQNFSVMYAVFLVMLGVVIYLADTFSGHDSAIAEGFNVYLIVAQLLWLFYVHIDVRRYVNLISRALEEARSKQDNKNDQVQLEPTGDGQYQLRINLPEPRKTIPQHYGFTSGRHGGSLYLKIGATIFCFGYLTHTGLELGQKILYLTEDDPAFDDCTCTTDVIMSVLQPVYAFYQLFFIFKYSNLIINRRVVLSKFGIMHCIGASLCFWVYTILQETLQAIFKKKGHKDEFIDTSEPYAQALFGINDESDEMEDDDHHYTGTKLSSAGASAWSINYGCEKDTRLSAMINYTTPYLYPFSIEFNILMVGFWILLWENLSKVERHTHIPSVEVTYEEDNSKTLASNLIIYVDCHASNRGLFAGLLMTVATVISIILFFIFSSSEDTLGVGMYVNGISEVILLSIMLVTAVIAFYSIRVLDVIKHAISSVDDILLYVCLPCIFLYAFLSMVPYYKSGKGLFVTVAILQVSQVILQTSMICDGLRRCSNSSNLQHVKPGREFLTFLVVTNVAMWLLQTFEIKSEEGNSVMYEFYGKELWTLLSHLTLPLALFYRFHSSVCLADMWKASYEAEEAH, encoded by the exons TGAGAGTGAGGCCAGTGGCAGTGTGTTGGTAACGCCAAAACAGCAACGACGCCGTGTGTCCCACGGCCTGCCCTCACACCCACACCGAAGAAGGAAGGTGAGCGCGCCCCCCGAACTCCAGGCTCATCTCGGAGGCGCGGCACCCAATTTCAACGGTCAAGCAAAATCTGGTGGTGACGCCGGTACCAACAACCACTTTGAGAAAACTGCCAGTTCTGAGTACATTCTCAGCTTCATTCCAGGGCATCATCAAT TGTCAGAAGGTCTCTACAGTGGCTCAGACTCGGGAGTACCGTCTGAGTATTCCTCTTACGCAGCCCCTATTATTGGAGTGAACACAAGAAACGCATCATTCCTTGAAGATAATAACATAAACACATCCTCTCACTCCACAGACGACCTCGCCGAACAGCGCCAGAACCCCGAAATCCCGGACGTCAAATTCTACACTTCAGACTCCGAAAGCGAG AGTATTGACGATTTACAATCACCTCCAGTCCGGCGAAAGTCTGGCAGCCCCGGCGGGATGAGCAACCCAGCCTATGCTCACACTGAGCCTACACCCCTGGTTCTCCCTGTGGGCTCCCCTCCTCCACTTACACGGGTCACAACCGATCCCAGCATGACTTCACCAGCCCCTTCAGTTGTAGGCATTCCCGTGGGCAGAAATCGAGCAAACAGCATGGTTCTACAACTCAATCTGCAACATGCCCTACCCCCAATCACTGGTATCAACCATGTAACAGGTGCTCCTCGCTCCATCTCTATGGTATCTCTAAATGCCCACCAACCAGTTGCTCATTTGTACCCGAACCTTCCCTCGGATACACAGTCCATCTACAGTGAAGTTGGCAACGCCTACTCAAACACAGCCTCTGGATACCTTGGGCCACAGCATCTAACTGCTGCAGTTGATGGAACACTTCCAAATGCAGGCTTGAAAATTATTGATGGTCAGCAAATAAATCAGAGGGCACCTAGTCAAAATGAAACCATTACTTCTCATGGTGATGATGCTAATGACCATGACGTGCCCCAGCCTACTGAgccagagaagaaaaaagaatggtTTGTCCATACCATCAGTCAAAATTTCAGTGTCATGTATGCAGTATTCCTAGTCATGCTGGGTGTGGTAATTTACTTGGCTGACACCTTCAGTGGTCATGATTCTGCCATAGCTGAAGGTTTCAATGTGTACCTCATTGTTGCTCAACTACTTTGGCTGTTCTATGTCCACATTGATGTCCGACGCTATGTAAACCTAATATCTAGAGCATTAGAAGAAGCAAGATCCAAGCAAGATAATAAGAATGACCAAGTCCAACTAGAGCCAACGGGGGATGGACAATATCAGCTACGCATTAATCTGCCAGAACCTAGGAAAACGATACCTCAACATTACGGTTTTACGTCTGGTAGACATGGCGGCTCTCTTTACTTGAAGATTGGGGCTACAA ttttctGCTTTGGTTACCTGACTCATACAGGCCTTGAATTAGGCCAAAAGATCTTGTACCTAACAGAAGATGACCCAGCCTTCGATGACTGCACTTGCACAACAGATGTTATAATGTCCGTTTTACAGCCTGTTTATGCCTTCTATCAGctcttcttcattttcaaataCTCTAAT TTGATCATCAACAGAAGAGTAGTCTTATCAAAGTTTGGAATAATGCACTGCATTGGAGCATCACTCTGCTTCTGGGTCTACACGATTCTACAAGAAACTCTTCAAGCAATTTTCAAAAAGAAAGGTCACAAGGATGAATTCATCGACACAAGTGAACCTTATGCACAAGCCCTCTTTGGTATTAACGATGAATCTGATGAAATGGAAGATGACGACCATCATTATACCGGCACAAAACTATCCTCAGCTGGTGCCTCCGCTTGGTCGATCAATTATGGCTGTGAGAAGGATACACGACTTTCAGCAATGATCAATTATACAACACCTTACCTCTACCCCTTCAGCATTGAATTTAACATCCTCATGGTTGGGTTTTGGATTCTCTTGTGGGAAAACCTCAGCAAGGTTGAACGCCACACTCATATTCCCTCTGTTGAAGTCACTTATGAAGAAGACAACAGCAAAACTTTGGCATCTAACCTCATCATCTACGTTGACTGCCACGCATCAAACCGGGGTCTTTTTGCTGGGTTACTGATGACTGTAGCTACTGTTATTTCTATCATTCTGTTCTTCATCTTCTCATCTTCAGAGGACACATTAGGAGTCGGAATGTATGTGAATGGCATCAGCGAGGTAATACTTCTTTCAATTATGTTAGTTACAGCTGTCATCGCCTTCTACTCTATAAGAGTGCTGGATGTCATCAAGCATGCTATTAGTTCTGTTGACGACATTCTCTTGTACGTCTGCTTGCCATGCATCTTCCTCTATGCTTTCTTAAGCATGGTACCTTACTACAAGAGTGGCAAGGGACTTTTCGTTACTGTGGCCATCCTACAGGTGTCTCAAGTCATCCTGCAAACGTCTATGATATGCGACGGGTTGAGACGATGCTCAAATTCATCCAATCTGCAGCACGTGAAGCCTGGCAGAGAATTCCTCACCTTCCTGGTGGTTACCAACGTTGCCATGTGGCTCTTGCAGACATTTGAGATCAAGAGTGAAGAAGGCAACTCCGTCATGTATGAATTCTACGGCAAG gaGCTGTGGACCTTACTTTCACACTTAACATTGCCCCTAGCCCTCTTCTATCGCTTCCACTCGTCCGTGTGTCTTGCTGACATGTGGAAGGCCTCATACGAAGCAGAGGAGGCCCATTAA
- the LOC136843606 gene encoding proton channel OtopLc-like isoform X1, whose amino-acid sequence MRPIDSSQFYVLHQKLKTMRGRQIQRERERSLFAHNGFRWPRIISESEASGSVLVTPKQQRRRVSHGLPSHPHRRRKVSAPPELQAHLGGAAPNFNGQAKSGGDAGTNNHFEKTASSEYILSFIPGHHQLSEGLYSGSDSGVPSEYSSYAAPIIGVNTRNASFLEDNNINTSSHSTDDLAEQRQNPEIPDVKFYTSDSESESIDDLQSPPVRRKSGSPGGMSNPAYAHTEPTPLVLPVGSPPPLTRVTTDPSMTSPAPSVVGIPVGRNRANSMVLQLNLQHALPPITGINHVTGAPRSISMVSLNAHQPVAHLYPNLPSDTQSIYSEVGNAYSNTASGYLGPQHLTAAVDGTLPNAGLKIIDGQQINQRAPSQNETITSHGDDANDHDVPQPTEPEKKKEWFVHTISQNFSVMYAVFLVMLGVVIYLADTFSGHDSAIAEGFNVYLIVAQLLWLFYVHIDVRRYVNLISRALEEARSKQDNKNDQVQLEPTGDGQYQLRINLPEPRKTIPQHYGFTSGRHGGSLYLKIGATIFCFGYLTHTGLELGQKILYLTEDDPAFDDCTCTTDVIMSVLQPVYAFYQLFFIFKYSNLIINRRVVLSKFGIMHCIGASLCFWVYTILQETLQAIFKKKGHKDEFIDTSEPYAQALFGINDESDEMEDDDHHYTGTKLSSAGASAWSINYGCEKDTRLSAMINYTTPYLYPFSIEFNILMVGFWILLWENLSKVERHTHIPSVEVTYEEDNSKTLASNLIIYVDCHASNRGLFAGLLMTVATVISIILFFIFSSSEDTLGVGMYVNGISEVILLSIMLVTAVIAFYSIRVLDVIKHAISSVDDILLYVCLPCIFLYAFLSMVPYYKSGKGLFVTVAILQVSQVILQTSMICDGLRRCSNSSNLQHVKPGREFLTFLVVTNVAMWLLQTFEIKSEEGNSVMYEFYGKELWTLLSHLTLPLALFYRFHSSVCLADMWKASYEAEEAH is encoded by the exons TGAGAGTGAGGCCAGTGGCAGTGTGTTGGTAACGCCAAAACAGCAACGACGCCGTGTGTCCCACGGCCTGCCCTCACACCCACACCGAAGAAGGAAGGTGAGCGCGCCCCCCGAACTCCAGGCTCATCTCGGAGGCGCGGCACCCAATTTCAACGGTCAAGCAAAATCTGGTGGTGACGCCGGTACCAACAACCACTTTGAGAAAACTGCCAGTTCTGAGTACATTCTCAGCTTCATTCCAGGGCATCATCAAT TGTCAGAAGGTCTCTACAGTGGCTCAGACTCGGGAGTACCGTCTGAGTATTCCTCTTACGCAGCCCCTATTATTGGAGTGAACACAAGAAACGCATCATTCCTTGAAGATAATAACATAAACACATCCTCTCACTCCACAGACGACCTCGCCGAACAGCGCCAGAACCCCGAAATCCCGGACGTCAAATTCTACACTTCAGACTCCGAAAGCGAG AGTATTGACGATTTACAATCACCTCCAGTCCGGCGAAAGTCTGGCAGCCCCGGCGGGATGAGCAACCCAGCCTATGCTCACACTGAGCCTACACCCCTGGTTCTCCCTGTGGGCTCCCCTCCTCCACTTACACGGGTCACAACCGATCCCAGCATGACTTCACCAGCCCCTTCAGTTGTAGGCATTCCCGTGGGCAGAAATCGAGCAAACAGCATGGTTCTACAACTCAATCTGCAACATGCCCTACCCCCAATCACTGGTATCAACCATGTAACAGGTGCTCCTCGCTCCATCTCTATGGTATCTCTAAATGCCCACCAACCAGTTGCTCATTTGTACCCGAACCTTCCCTCGGATACACAGTCCATCTACAGTGAAGTTGGCAACGCCTACTCAAACACAGCCTCTGGATACCTTGGGCCACAGCATCTAACTGCTGCAGTTGATGGAACACTTCCAAATGCAGGCTTGAAAATTATTGATGGTCAGCAAATAAATCAGAGGGCACCTAGTCAAAATGAAACCATTACTTCTCATGGTGATGATGCTAATGACCATGACGTGCCCCAGCCTACTGAgccagagaagaaaaaagaatggtTTGTCCATACCATCAGTCAAAATTTCAGTGTCATGTATGCAGTATTCCTAGTCATGCTGGGTGTGGTAATTTACTTGGCTGACACCTTCAGTGGTCATGATTCTGCCATAGCTGAAGGTTTCAATGTGTACCTCATTGTTGCTCAACTACTTTGGCTGTTCTATGTCCACATTGATGTCCGACGCTATGTAAACCTAATATCTAGAGCATTAGAAGAAGCAAGATCCAAGCAAGATAATAAGAATGACCAAGTCCAACTAGAGCCAACGGGGGATGGACAATATCAGCTACGCATTAATCTGCCAGAACCTAGGAAAACGATACCTCAACATTACGGTTTTACGTCTGGTAGACATGGCGGCTCTCTTTACTTGAAGATTGGGGCTACAA ttttctGCTTTGGTTACCTGACTCATACAGGCCTTGAATTAGGCCAAAAGATCTTGTACCTAACAGAAGATGACCCAGCCTTCGATGACTGCACTTGCACAACAGATGTTATAATGTCCGTTTTACAGCCTGTTTATGCCTTCTATCAGctcttcttcattttcaaataCTCTAAT TTGATCATCAACAGAAGAGTAGTCTTATCAAAGTTTGGAATAATGCACTGCATTGGAGCATCACTCTGCTTCTGGGTCTACACGATTCTACAAGAAACTCTTCAAGCAATTTTCAAAAAGAAAGGTCACAAGGATGAATTCATCGACACAAGTGAACCTTATGCACAAGCCCTCTTTGGTATTAACGATGAATCTGATGAAATGGAAGATGACGACCATCATTATACCGGCACAAAACTATCCTCAGCTGGTGCCTCCGCTTGGTCGATCAATTATGGCTGTGAGAAGGATACACGACTTTCAGCAATGATCAATTATACAACACCTTACCTCTACCCCTTCAGCATTGAATTTAACATCCTCATGGTTGGGTTTTGGATTCTCTTGTGGGAAAACCTCAGCAAGGTTGAACGCCACACTCATATTCCCTCTGTTGAAGTCACTTATGAAGAAGACAACAGCAAAACTTTGGCATCTAACCTCATCATCTACGTTGACTGCCACGCATCAAACCGGGGTCTTTTTGCTGGGTTACTGATGACTGTAGCTACTGTTATTTCTATCATTCTGTTCTTCATCTTCTCATCTTCAGAGGACACATTAGGAGTCGGAATGTATGTGAATGGCATCAGCGAGGTAATACTTCTTTCAATTATGTTAGTTACAGCTGTCATCGCCTTCTACTCTATAAGAGTGCTGGATGTCATCAAGCATGCTATTAGTTCTGTTGACGACATTCTCTTGTACGTCTGCTTGCCATGCATCTTCCTCTATGCTTTCTTAAGCATGGTACCTTACTACAAGAGTGGCAAGGGACTTTTCGTTACTGTGGCCATCCTACAGGTGTCTCAAGTCATCCTGCAAACGTCTATGATATGCGACGGGTTGAGACGATGCTCAAATTCATCCAATCTGCAGCACGTGAAGCCTGGCAGAGAATTCCTCACCTTCCTGGTGGTTACCAACGTTGCCATGTGGCTCTTGCAGACATTTGAGATCAAGAGTGAAGAAGGCAACTCCGTCATGTATGAATTCTACGGCAAG gaGCTGTGGACCTTACTTTCACACTTAACATTGCCCCTAGCCCTCTTCTATCGCTTCCACTCGTCCGTGTGTCTTGCTGACATGTGGAAGGCCTCATACGAAGCAGAGGAGGCCCATTAA
- the LOC136843606 gene encoding proton channel OtopLc-like isoform X4 encodes MCESEASGSVLVTPKQQRRRVSHGLPSHPHRRRKVSAPPELQAHLGGAAPNFNGQAKSGGDAGTNNHFEKTASSEYILSFIPGHHQLSEGLYSGSDSGVPSEYSSYAAPIIGVNTRNASFLEDNNINTSSHSTDDLAEQRQNPEIPDVKFYTSDSESESIDDLQSPPVRRKSGSPGGMSNPAYAHTEPTPLVLPVGSPPPLTRVTTDPSMTSPAPSVVGIPVGRNRANSMVLQLNLQHALPPITGINHVTGAPRSISMVSLNAHQPVAHLYPNLPSDTQSIYSEVGNAYSNTASGYLGPQHLTAAVDGTLPNAGLKIIDGQQINQRAPSQNETITSHGDDANDHDVPQPTEPEKKKEWFVHTISQNFSVMYAVFLVMLGVVIYLADTFSGHDSAIAEGFNVYLIVAQLLWLFYVHIDVRRYVNLISRALEEARSKQDNKNDQVQLEPTGDGQYQLRINLPEPRKTIPQHYGFTSGRHGGSLYLKIGATIFCFGYLTHTGLELGQKILYLTEDDPAFDDCTCTTDVIMSVLQPVYAFYQLFFIFKYSNLIINRRVVLSKFGIMHCIGASLCFWVYTILQETLQAIFKKKGHKDEFIDTSEPYAQALFGINDESDEMEDDDHHYTGTKLSSAGASAWSINYGCEKDTRLSAMINYTTPYLYPFSIEFNILMVGFWILLWENLSKVERHTHIPSVEVTYEEDNSKTLASNLIIYVDCHASNRGLFAGLLMTVATVISIILFFIFSSSEDTLGVGMYVNGISEVILLSIMLVTAVIAFYSIRVLDVIKHAISSVDDILLYVCLPCIFLYAFLSMVPYYKSGKGLFVTVAILQVSQVILQTSMICDGLRRCSNSSNLQHVKPGREFLTFLVVTNVAMWLLQTFEIKSEEGNSVMYEFYGKELWTLLSHLTLPLALFYRFHSSVCLADMWKASYEAEEAH; translated from the exons TGAGAGTGAGGCCAGTGGCAGTGTGTTGGTAACGCCAAAACAGCAACGACGCCGTGTGTCCCACGGCCTGCCCTCACACCCACACCGAAGAAGGAAGGTGAGCGCGCCCCCCGAACTCCAGGCTCATCTCGGAGGCGCGGCACCCAATTTCAACGGTCAAGCAAAATCTGGTGGTGACGCCGGTACCAACAACCACTTTGAGAAAACTGCCAGTTCTGAGTACATTCTCAGCTTCATTCCAGGGCATCATCAAT TGTCAGAAGGTCTCTACAGTGGCTCAGACTCGGGAGTACCGTCTGAGTATTCCTCTTACGCAGCCCCTATTATTGGAGTGAACACAAGAAACGCATCATTCCTTGAAGATAATAACATAAACACATCCTCTCACTCCACAGACGACCTCGCCGAACAGCGCCAGAACCCCGAAATCCCGGACGTCAAATTCTACACTTCAGACTCCGAAAGCGAG AGTATTGACGATTTACAATCACCTCCAGTCCGGCGAAAGTCTGGCAGCCCCGGCGGGATGAGCAACCCAGCCTATGCTCACACTGAGCCTACACCCCTGGTTCTCCCTGTGGGCTCCCCTCCTCCACTTACACGGGTCACAACCGATCCCAGCATGACTTCACCAGCCCCTTCAGTTGTAGGCATTCCCGTGGGCAGAAATCGAGCAAACAGCATGGTTCTACAACTCAATCTGCAACATGCCCTACCCCCAATCACTGGTATCAACCATGTAACAGGTGCTCCTCGCTCCATCTCTATGGTATCTCTAAATGCCCACCAACCAGTTGCTCATTTGTACCCGAACCTTCCCTCGGATACACAGTCCATCTACAGTGAAGTTGGCAACGCCTACTCAAACACAGCCTCTGGATACCTTGGGCCACAGCATCTAACTGCTGCAGTTGATGGAACACTTCCAAATGCAGGCTTGAAAATTATTGATGGTCAGCAAATAAATCAGAGGGCACCTAGTCAAAATGAAACCATTACTTCTCATGGTGATGATGCTAATGACCATGACGTGCCCCAGCCTACTGAgccagagaagaaaaaagaatggtTTGTCCATACCATCAGTCAAAATTTCAGTGTCATGTATGCAGTATTCCTAGTCATGCTGGGTGTGGTAATTTACTTGGCTGACACCTTCAGTGGTCATGATTCTGCCATAGCTGAAGGTTTCAATGTGTACCTCATTGTTGCTCAACTACTTTGGCTGTTCTATGTCCACATTGATGTCCGACGCTATGTAAACCTAATATCTAGAGCATTAGAAGAAGCAAGATCCAAGCAAGATAATAAGAATGACCAAGTCCAACTAGAGCCAACGGGGGATGGACAATATCAGCTACGCATTAATCTGCCAGAACCTAGGAAAACGATACCTCAACATTACGGTTTTACGTCTGGTAGACATGGCGGCTCTCTTTACTTGAAGATTGGGGCTACAA ttttctGCTTTGGTTACCTGACTCATACAGGCCTTGAATTAGGCCAAAAGATCTTGTACCTAACAGAAGATGACCCAGCCTTCGATGACTGCACTTGCACAACAGATGTTATAATGTCCGTTTTACAGCCTGTTTATGCCTTCTATCAGctcttcttcattttcaaataCTCTAAT TTGATCATCAACAGAAGAGTAGTCTTATCAAAGTTTGGAATAATGCACTGCATTGGAGCATCACTCTGCTTCTGGGTCTACACGATTCTACAAGAAACTCTTCAAGCAATTTTCAAAAAGAAAGGTCACAAGGATGAATTCATCGACACAAGTGAACCTTATGCACAAGCCCTCTTTGGTATTAACGATGAATCTGATGAAATGGAAGATGACGACCATCATTATACCGGCACAAAACTATCCTCAGCTGGTGCCTCCGCTTGGTCGATCAATTATGGCTGTGAGAAGGATACACGACTTTCAGCAATGATCAATTATACAACACCTTACCTCTACCCCTTCAGCATTGAATTTAACATCCTCATGGTTGGGTTTTGGATTCTCTTGTGGGAAAACCTCAGCAAGGTTGAACGCCACACTCATATTCCCTCTGTTGAAGTCACTTATGAAGAAGACAACAGCAAAACTTTGGCATCTAACCTCATCATCTACGTTGACTGCCACGCATCAAACCGGGGTCTTTTTGCTGGGTTACTGATGACTGTAGCTACTGTTATTTCTATCATTCTGTTCTTCATCTTCTCATCTTCAGAGGACACATTAGGAGTCGGAATGTATGTGAATGGCATCAGCGAGGTAATACTTCTTTCAATTATGTTAGTTACAGCTGTCATCGCCTTCTACTCTATAAGAGTGCTGGATGTCATCAAGCATGCTATTAGTTCTGTTGACGACATTCTCTTGTACGTCTGCTTGCCATGCATCTTCCTCTATGCTTTCTTAAGCATGGTACCTTACTACAAGAGTGGCAAGGGACTTTTCGTTACTGTGGCCATCCTACAGGTGTCTCAAGTCATCCTGCAAACGTCTATGATATGCGACGGGTTGAGACGATGCTCAAATTCATCCAATCTGCAGCACGTGAAGCCTGGCAGAGAATTCCTCACCTTCCTGGTGGTTACCAACGTTGCCATGTGGCTCTTGCAGACATTTGAGATCAAGAGTGAAGAAGGCAACTCCGTCATGTATGAATTCTACGGCAAG gaGCTGTGGACCTTACTTTCACACTTAACATTGCCCCTAGCCCTCTTCTATCGCTTCCACTCGTCCGTGTGTCTTGCTGACATGTGGAAGGCCTCATACGAAGCAGAGGAGGCCCATTAA